One Falsihalocynthiibacter arcticus DNA segment encodes these proteins:
- a CDS encoding GntR family transcriptional regulator: MTKPDAIKKPDRKRGSGVKHVYDVLRDEIIDLVLEPGSPIDEIQLAERFAMSRTPIREALVRLSVEGLVTTLPNRSTVVSNINFLKLHTFFDALTLMYRMTTRLAAEYHTPEDLEIIRAHQAEFERAVTDQDALAMIATNREFHAAIAVAGQNVYYEGLFLRLLDEGRRILRLYYSSYQDQLPPQFVSEHEGMIDAIAAGDVERADEVAHAHADQIVAQIQRLISNDRRVKITL, from the coding sequence ATGACCAAGCCGGACGCCATCAAGAAACCCGACCGAAAACGCGGGTCTGGAGTGAAGCATGTGTACGATGTTTTGCGCGATGAAATCATCGATTTGGTCTTGGAACCGGGCAGTCCCATTGACGAAATCCAACTGGCAGAACGCTTTGCGATGTCGCGCACTCCGATCCGCGAAGCATTGGTCCGCTTGTCCGTGGAGGGGTTGGTAACCACGTTACCTAACCGCTCGACCGTGGTGTCCAATATAAATTTCCTCAAACTGCACACGTTTTTTGATGCGCTTACGTTGATGTATCGCATGACCACACGGTTGGCCGCAGAGTACCACACGCCAGAGGATTTAGAGATCATTCGCGCGCATCAAGCCGAGTTTGAGCGCGCCGTTACGGATCAAGACGCTTTGGCGATGATCGCAACCAACCGCGAGTTCCATGCGGCCATCGCGGTGGCGGGGCAGAACGTATATTACGAGGGACTTTTCCTGCGATTACTGGATGAGGGGCGGCGGATATTGCGGCTGTATTACTCGTCTTATCAGGATCAACTTCCGCCACAATTTGTCAGCGAGCACGAGGGGATGATCGACGCGATTGCGGCAGGCGACGTTGAGCGGGCCGACGAAGTCGCGCATGCGCATGCGGACCAAATCGTCGCGCAAATCCAAAGGCTTATCTCAAACGACCGCCGCGTAAAAATCACCCTTTAG
- a CDS encoding dihydrodipicolinate synthase family protein, translated as MTSPIFSGTIPALMTPCTPDRTPDFDALVRKGQELIAAGMSAVVYCGSMGDWPLLTDAQRMEGVERLVKAGVPLIVGTGALNTKLAVAHAAHAQKIGAQGLMVIPRVLSRGGSMPAQKAHFKDILAAASDLPAVIYNSPHYGFATRADLFFELRKDHKNLIGFKEFGGHDDLSYAAEYITSGNDDVSLMIGVDTAVVHGFVNCGATGAITGIGNVLPSEVLNLVALSQDAAKGNALSRQRATELETALNVLSKFDEGADLVLFFKHMMVLNGDAEYTLHFNESDALSDSQRGFVEAQLKLFRAWYADWSKLAGAVL; from the coding sequence ATGACCAGCCCCATTTTTTCCGGAACCATTCCGGCCCTGATGACGCCCTGCACCCCCGACCGCACCCCAGATTTCGACGCTTTGGTCCGCAAGGGACAAGAACTGATCGCGGCGGGCATGTCAGCGGTGGTGTATTGTGGCTCGATGGGCGACTGGCCGCTTTTGACGGATGCACAGCGGATGGAAGGCGTTGAGCGCCTCGTTAAAGCGGGCGTTCCCTTGATCGTTGGCACGGGCGCTTTGAACACGAAATTGGCGGTAGCCCATGCGGCCCACGCACAAAAAATCGGTGCCCAAGGCCTGATGGTTATCCCCCGCGTGCTGTCGCGTGGCGGTTCTATGCCGGCACAAAAAGCACATTTCAAAGACATCTTGGCCGCGGCCTCTGACCTTCCCGCCGTGATCTACAACAGCCCCCACTATGGGTTTGCCACCCGCGCGGACCTGTTCTTTGAACTGCGCAAGGATCACAAAAACCTGATTGGTTTCAAAGAGTTCGGCGGCCATGATGATCTGTCCTATGCGGCGGAATATATCACCAGCGGCAACGACGACGTGAGCCTGATGATCGGTGTCGACACCGCGGTTGTGCATGGTTTCGTCAATTGCGGCGCGACGGGCGCGATTACCGGTATCGGCAACGTCCTCCCCTCCGAAGTCTTGAATCTGGTCGCCCTGAGCCAAGATGCTGCCAAGGGCAATGCCCTGTCGCGCCAACGCGCCACAGAGTTGGAAACCGCGCTTAACGTCTTGTCGAAATTCGACGAGGGTGCCGACTTGGTGTTGTTCTTCAAACATATGATGGTGTTAAACGGCGACGCGGAATACACGCTGCATTTCAACGAGAGCGACGCGCTTTCGGACAGCCAACGCGGTTTTGTCGAAGCCCAACTCAAGCTGTTCCGCGCATGGTATGCCGATTGGTCCAAACTTGCAGGCGCTGTTCTTTAA
- a CDS encoding Ldh family oxidoreductase: MTDATTLTAHELGALIEEIFLNVGFSTTQAGALARVILAGEQDACKSHGIYRIEGCLRTLKQGKVDPQATPKLQQDASAIVRVDAKGGFANAAFELGAPVLAERAHSLGLAALVINDCTHFSALWPEVEALTDLGLAAIAMCPSYATVAPTGGTKPLLGTNPLGFGWPRKGAHPYVFDFATSVAARGEVELHRIAGKPLPEGWAMDENGTPTTDATLALEGAMLPFGGHKGSAISTMIELLAGVMIGDMTSPEALEFLGATNIAPRHGELIIAFSPEKFAEGRGGASLDRAETLFDAILGQGARLPSQRRFAARAESQANGIRLTAEEVALLERLRKDGLKAVS; the protein is encoded by the coding sequence ATGACCGATGCAACGACCCTAACCGCCCATGAGTTGGGCGCTTTGATTGAAGAAATATTCCTCAACGTGGGGTTCTCGACTACACAGGCGGGCGCCTTGGCGCGCGTTATTTTGGCGGGAGAACAGGATGCGTGTAAATCACATGGCATCTATCGGATTGAGGGCTGTTTGCGTACGTTAAAGCAGGGAAAAGTGGACCCACAAGCGACGCCGAAATTGCAACAGGATGCCTCCGCAATTGTACGGGTCGACGCCAAGGGTGGCTTTGCCAATGCGGCGTTCGAGTTGGGCGCGCCCGTGCTGGCGGAACGCGCCCATAGCTTGGGGTTAGCGGCGCTTGTGATCAACGATTGCACCCATTTTTCCGCGCTTTGGCCAGAGGTTGAGGCGCTCACCGATCTTGGCCTTGCCGCGATTGCGATGTGCCCAAGTTACGCGACAGTTGCGCCAACGGGCGGCACAAAACCTTTGCTCGGCACCAATCCGCTGGGCTTTGGTTGGCCCCGCAAAGGCGCGCACCCCTATGTGTTTGATTTCGCCACCAGCGTTGCGGCGCGCGGCGAAGTTGAGTTGCACCGTATCGCGGGGAAACCGCTTCCCGAGGGCTGGGCGATGGATGAAAACGGCACGCCCACAACCGATGCCACGCTGGCTTTGGAAGGGGCGATGCTGCCCTTTGGCGGCCACAAAGGGTCGGCCATTTCCACCATGATCGAATTGCTCGCAGGGGTGATGATCGGCGATATGACCAGCCCCGAAGCCTTGGAATTTCTGGGAGCCACCAATATCGCGCCGCGCCACGGCGAGTTAATCATTGCCTTTAGCCCCGAAAAATTTGCCGAAGGGCGCGGGGGCGCGAGCTTGGATCGAGCGGAAACCCTGTTTGATGCGATCCTTGGTCAGGGGGCGCGCTTGCCGTCGCAACGCCGCTTTGCCGCGCGGGCCGAGTCTCAGGCTAATGGTATTCGCTTGACGGCCGAAGAGGTGGCTTTGTTGGAACGCCTGCGTAAAGATGGGTTGAAGGCCGTCTCTTAA
- a CDS encoding transporter substrate-binding domain-containing protein: MKTSLIIGSLLTATALTSPANADKLDDIMASGTLRCAVVLDFPPMGSRDADNNPIGFDVDYCNDLAAALGVEAEIVETPFPDRIPALVSGRVDVGVASTSDTLERARTAGFTIPYFAFTNVVLTREDAGVEDFDGLKGKTVGSVGGTFEGIALEDNVKEWGEGSFRPYQSQADVFLALSQGQIDATVVTSTVAGSIVASGKYPGLTIKGDAPYAIDYVGLIALRNEYGLLNYLDLFINQQTRTGRYQELYGKWVGGDAPDLTVPNVYR; this comes from the coding sequence ATGAAAACTTCGTTGATTATTGGAAGCCTGCTGACTGCAACGGCGCTTACTTCACCGGCAAACGCGGACAAATTGGACGATATCATGGCATCTGGCACGCTGCGCTGTGCTGTGGTGTTGGATTTCCCACCAATGGGTTCACGCGATGCGGACAACAACCCTATCGGCTTTGACGTCGACTATTGCAATGACCTTGCAGCTGCACTCGGCGTAGAAGCTGAAATCGTTGAAACACCCTTCCCTGACCGTATTCCAGCCTTGGTTTCGGGCCGTGTTGATGTTGGGGTTGCCTCCACTTCCGACACGCTTGAGCGCGCAAGAACCGCTGGTTTCACGATCCCTTATTTCGCCTTCACAAACGTTGTTTTGACCCGCGAAGATGCTGGTGTTGAAGATTTTGACGGCTTGAAAGGGAAAACTGTTGGTTCCGTTGGCGGCACGTTCGAAGGCATCGCGCTTGAGGACAACGTCAAAGAATGGGGCGAAGGTAGCTTCCGTCCGTACCAATCCCAAGCAGACGTGTTCCTTGCCCTTTCGCAAGGCCAAATCGACGCGACTGTTGTGACTTCAACTGTGGCTGGTTCCATCGTTGCTTCGGGCAAATACCCAGGCCTAACTATCAAAGGCGACGCGCCTTATGCCATTGATTACGTAGGCCTTATCGCGCTGCGTAACGAGTACGGCCTGCTGAACTATCTTGATCTCTTCATTAACCAACAAACCCGCACAGGACGGTATCAAGAGCTGTATGGCAAATGGGTTGGCGGCGACGCACCTGATCTAACTGTACCAAACGTTTACCGTTAA
- a CDS encoding amino acid ABC transporter permease, producing MFNYTFQWRQALQKLPQLFDGALVTLQIALLSMVMGILLAVILAVARNSKSKLIYAPATVWVEVARNTPALFQIYMAHFGLGSFGIHLSPFVALLAGITFNNAGYLAETFRGALRAIPDTQTRSARSLGMRPLQAFRLIVMPQMFRIAFLPTTNQMVWAILMTSLGVTVGMNTDLAGVTQDINVRSFRTFEIFTLAAVFYYFIAKAVTIGARLIAWRMFRY from the coding sequence ATGTTTAACTATACATTCCAATGGCGTCAGGCGCTGCAAAAGCTTCCGCAATTATTTGACGGAGCTTTGGTCACACTTCAGATCGCCCTTTTGTCGATGGTCATGGGGATCCTTTTGGCCGTCATCCTCGCCGTTGCGCGCAATTCAAAATCCAAGCTGATCTATGCGCCTGCAACAGTTTGGGTCGAGGTGGCACGCAACACGCCTGCCCTTTTCCAGATTTACATGGCGCATTTCGGATTGGGAAGTTTTGGCATCCACCTCAGCCCCTTCGTGGCGCTTTTGGCTGGGATTACCTTCAATAATGCGGGTTATTTGGCCGAAACATTTCGCGGTGCCCTACGCGCCATTCCAGACACCCAAACGCGGTCGGCACGTTCCCTCGGGATGCGCCCCCTTCAGGCTTTCCGTCTGATTGTGATGCCGCAAATGTTCCGCATCGCTTTCTTGCCCACCACCAACCAAATGGTTTGGGCGATCCTGATGACCTCATTGGGCGTGACCGTAGGCATGAACACCGACCTTGCTGGCGTAACCCAAGATATCAACGTGAGAAGCTTTCGCACGTTTGAGATTTTTACCCTTGCGGCTGTGTTCTACTACTTCATTGCAAAAGCGGTGACGATTGGCGCACGGCTGATCGCATGGCGCATGTTCCGGTATTAA
- a CDS encoding amino acid ABC transporter permease encodes MFDTGLNLNDLMFLAKGAGMTLAVTAFAVTGGTLMGLFFGVLRAHISTWAALPIIFVLDIFRSVPLLIQLVLANAFQAIAGLNMPPFATSCVVLALYTSAYCTEIVRGAIDAVPMVTRRAARSLGLSWGQDMTQIVFPMALRVALPSWIGLTLGVLKDSSLVLWLGIIELLRASQILVTRLQEPMFILMVTGVIYFALSFPIARLGSQLEKRWREND; translated from the coding sequence ATGTTTGATACCGGTTTAAACCTTAACGACCTGATGTTCCTCGCTAAAGGCGCGGGAATGACACTGGCGGTCACGGCCTTTGCTGTGACGGGCGGCACACTTATGGGGCTGTTCTTTGGCGTCCTTCGCGCCCATATAAGTACGTGGGCCGCCCTGCCAATCATCTTTGTGCTGGATATATTTCGCTCTGTACCGTTGCTGATCCAGTTGGTTTTGGCGAATGCGTTCCAAGCGATCGCAGGCCTAAATATGCCGCCCTTCGCAACGTCTTGTGTCGTTTTGGCGCTCTATACATCGGCCTATTGCACCGAGATTGTGCGCGGCGCGATTGATGCGGTTCCGATGGTCACACGTCGCGCCGCGCGCTCGTTGGGCCTGTCGTGGGGTCAAGACATGACGCAAATCGTGTTCCCAATGGCACTGCGGGTGGCCCTCCCAAGTTGGATTGGCCTTACACTTGGCGTGTTGAAAGACAGCTCATTGGTCCTCTGGCTGGGCATCATCGAACTGCTGCGCGCCAGCCAGATCCTTGTGACCCGCCTCCAAGAACCTATGTTCATCCTGATGGTCACAGGAGTTATATACTTTGCCCTAAGCTTCCCCATCGCTCGGCTTGGAAGCCAACTCGAAAAAAGGTGGCGTGAGAATGATTGA
- a CDS encoding amino acid ABC transporter ATP-binding protein: MIEIKDVRKSFGPLEVLKGIDLTVQKGEVVSVIGGSGSGKSTLLTCINGLEQISHGSILVDGIEVHAKSTDLNKLRRNIGIVFQQFNSFPHLTVLENVTLAPRKVLGMSREQAEEIAVKHLTHVGLAEKLLVYPGRLSGGQQQRMAIARALAMSPAYMLFDEVTSALDPQLVGEVLDTLKLLADEGMTMICVTHEMGFARDVSDRVAFFHQGVMAEIAPSKQFFDAPQHAETQKFLSSVR; this comes from the coding sequence ATGATTGAGATTAAAGACGTTCGTAAATCCTTTGGTCCATTGGAAGTGCTCAAGGGCATCGACCTGACGGTTCAAAAAGGTGAAGTTGTGTCGGTTATCGGCGGCTCTGGTTCGGGAAAATCGACGCTCCTGACCTGTATCAACGGTCTGGAACAGATCAGCCACGGCAGCATCCTTGTGGATGGGATTGAGGTGCATGCAAAATCCACCGACCTTAACAAACTGCGCCGCAATATCGGCATTGTGTTCCAGCAGTTCAACTCTTTCCCCCACCTCACCGTGTTGGAAAACGTGACTTTAGCCCCGCGCAAAGTGTTGGGAATGTCGCGCGAACAAGCCGAAGAAATCGCCGTAAAACACCTCACGCACGTTGGCTTGGCCGAGAAACTCTTGGTCTATCCTGGACGGCTTTCCGGTGGCCAACAGCAACGTATGGCGATTGCGCGCGCTCTAGCTATGTCGCCCGCATATATGCTATTTGATGAGGTGACATCCGCGCTTGATCCGCAATTGGTGGGAGAGGTGTTGGACACGCTGAAACTGCTTGCCGACGAAGGTATGACGATGATTTGCGTGACGCATGAAATGGGTTTTGCCCGCGATGTTTCAGATCGGGTCGCCTTTTTCCATCAAGGAGTCATGGCCGAGATCGCGCCGTCCAAACAATTTTTCGACGCGCCACAGCATGCGGAAACGCAAAAGTTTCTTTCGAGCGTACGCTAA
- a CDS encoding NAD(P)/FAD-dependent oxidoreductase codes for MSTQDVVVVGAGVVGLSIALAAQARGLTVRVIDREGPSAGASAGNAGAFAFPEVLPLASPKVMRQAPKWLLDPLGPLSIPPQYALKIAPWMYRFWRASWPAEVRASTVALTELNAISKRALKPFLQDNDLMDMLHHDGQLLVYEGRSEFEASLPGWKVREDADIPFRHLIGDDIAEVQPGLHPRFTHATFTPEWYSISDPKLYTLALAEQFRAKGGEIVIAEATSLVDGGVQTSVGKMTGKIVLAAGAFSHHLARTAGVKIPLETERGYNTTLPPDAVDLRCHVTFGGHGFVISKLTTGIRVGGAVELGGLKLPPNYKRAEALLTKAKQFMPALKTTGGTQWMGFRPSLPDTLPALGPLPGRPDVICAFGHGHLGLTQSAGTAEIIADLLVGKAPAMDLSPFSPARF; via the coding sequence ATGAGCACCCAAGATGTCGTGGTGGTTGGCGCCGGTGTCGTCGGGCTCTCGATTGCTTTGGCGGCTCAAGCGCGGGGCCTTACCGTCCGTGTGATTGATCGTGAAGGCCCCTCTGCGGGGGCCTCCGCGGGCAATGCTGGCGCGTTTGCCTTCCCCGAGGTTCTGCCGCTTGCTTCGCCAAAAGTTATGCGCCAAGCCCCGAAATGGCTACTCGACCCTTTGGGGCCCCTATCGATCCCACCCCAATACGCGTTGAAAATCGCGCCGTGGATGTACAGATTTTGGCGCGCGAGTTGGCCCGCAGAAGTGCGCGCCTCAACGGTTGCTTTGACGGAATTGAACGCGATTTCAAAACGCGCGCTCAAACCCTTTCTACAAGACAACGACCTGATGGATATGCTGCACCACGACGGGCAATTGCTGGTTTATGAGGGGCGGAGCGAGTTTGAAGCAAGCCTACCGGGCTGGAAGGTCCGTGAAGACGCCGACATCCCCTTCCGTCACCTCATCGGCGACGACATCGCTGAGGTCCAACCGGGCCTGCATCCGCGTTTCACCCATGCCACATTCACGCCGGAATGGTACTCAATTTCCGACCCCAAGCTATACACCCTCGCGCTTGCCGAGCAGTTCCGTGCCAAGGGTGGCGAAATTGTAATCGCCGAAGCCACGAGTTTGGTTGACGGCGGAGTCCAGACAAGTGTCGGGAAAATGACGGGCAAAATCGTCCTTGCGGCGGGCGCGTTCTCGCACCACCTTGCGCGCACGGCTGGTGTCAAAATCCCGCTTGAAACCGAGCGCGGTTATAACACCACCCTGCCCCCAGACGCGGTCGATCTGCGGTGTCACGTGACGTTTGGCGGTCATGGGTTTGTGATTTCCAAGCTGACAACCGGCATCCGTGTTGGCGGTGCGGTTGAGCTGGGCGGATTGAAACTTCCACCAAATTATAAGCGCGCAGAAGCGCTCCTGACCAAAGCCAAGCAATTCATGCCTGCGTTAAAAACCACGGGCGGCACACAGTGGATGGGCTTCCGCCCATCGCTCCCCGACACGCTTCCGGCTCTCGGCCCCCTGCCTGGACGCCCTGATGTGATTTGTGCTTTTGGCCACGGGCACCTTGGATTGACCCAATCGGCGGGTACTGCCGAAATCATCGCGGATTTGTTGGTTGGCAAAGCCCCCGCGATGGACCTATCCCCGTTCTCTCCTGCGCGTTTTTAG
- a CDS encoding 4-hydroxyproline epimerase, with the protein MTQFTFPCIDGHTCGNPVRLVTGGAPQLRGDTMLEKRAHFLAEYDWIRTGLMFEPRGHDQMSGAILYPPTREDCDVGVLFIETSGCLPMCGHGTIGTVTIALENGLIRPETAGVLRLDTPAGRVDVTYVQDGRFVEEVRLTNVASFLHSAGLTANVAGLGEVVVDVSYGGNFYAIVDPQKNFNDMANFSAGELVGFSQKLRAALNEKYEFTHPEKPSIFGLSHILWTGAAQHPEASARNAVFYGDKAIDRSPCGTGTSARMAQLAAKGKLSVGDDFIHESIIGSLFKGRVEAAATVADKPAIIPSIAGWARVTGINTIFIDDERDPFAHGFVVK; encoded by the coding sequence ATGACCCAATTTACCTTCCCCTGCATTGACGGCCACACCTGTGGCAACCCCGTACGCCTTGTAACAGGTGGCGCGCCGCAATTACGCGGCGATACGATGCTGGAAAAACGCGCGCATTTCTTGGCCGAATATGACTGGATTCGCACAGGCTTGATGTTTGAGCCACGGGGCCACGACCAGATGTCGGGGGCGATCCTCTATCCGCCCACGCGCGAGGATTGCGACGTTGGGGTGTTGTTTATCGAGACCTCTGGCTGTTTGCCAATGTGTGGCCACGGCACCATCGGCACCGTCACAATCGCGCTGGAAAACGGTTTGATCCGCCCCGAAACGGCGGGCGTGCTGCGGCTAGATACCCCTGCAGGCCGGGTCGATGTGACCTATGTTCAGGACGGGCGTTTTGTTGAGGAAGTGCGCCTCACCAATGTCGCGAGTTTCCTGCATTCCGCGGGGCTTACGGCCAACGTCGCAGGCCTAGGCGAAGTTGTTGTTGATGTGTCCTATGGCGGTAATTTTTACGCCATCGTCGATCCGCAGAAAAATTTCAATGATATGGCCAATTTTTCCGCAGGCGAGTTGGTGGGGTTTAGCCAAAAACTTCGCGCCGCATTGAATGAAAAATACGAATTTACCCATCCAGAAAAACCCTCGATTTTCGGCCTATCGCATATCCTATGGACGGGCGCGGCACAGCATCCAGAGGCCAGCGCACGCAACGCAGTATTCTATGGCGACAAGGCGATCGACCGTTCGCCCTGCGGCACAGGAACCTCCGCGCGGATGGCTCAATTGGCGGCAAAAGGCAAACTCTCTGTCGGCGATGATTTCATCCACGAGAGCATCATCGGCTCGCTCTTTAAGGGGCGCGTCGAGGCGGCGGCAACGGTTGCAGATAAGCCTGCAATCATCCCTTCAATTGCCGGATGGGCCCGCGTAACGGGCATTAATACAATATTCATAGACGATGAACGCGACCCCTTCGCGCATGGTTTTGTGGTTAAATAG
- a CDS encoding aconitase X: MTRSILAGQANGPVLASEEGLSFWGGVDASTGVVIDAHHPWHRQSLAGKIVLMPTSRGSCTGSGVVLELIQNGHAPAAFIFRDHEDVLTLGALIAQQLFDMNVPVAQLDAADFAALSQAATAQISPTEITAPNLTIPLAPLAEVALDLSDGDRAMLAGADGEAPKMAMQTIVTMAALQGATSLIDVTQVHIDGCIYASPANLVFAEKVANMGAQVRVPTTMNAISVDHANWRVQGIPPDFGLPASRLADAYVKMGARPSFTCAPYLLDTTPKAGEMIAWAESNAVVYANTVLAARTVKHPDFFDLCIALTGRAPLSGAYLDEHRAALRIIEITLPAQHDDSLWPMLGYLAGHLAPECIPVLTGLENLSPNEDDLKAMCAAFGTTSAAPMLHVAGITPEATMISPSAETVHAGVQDLARIWQQFNPGPAQIDLVAFGSPHFSLSECHALAKLLEGKHRHSETDVIVTLGHDTLTQARADGTLAILEAAGVQVVPDICWCSISEPVFPPSAKTLMTNSGKYAHYAPGLCGREVRFGSLADCARAACTGQAPNTLPDWLTPQL; encoded by the coding sequence ATGACACGCAGCATCCTTGCCGGACAAGCAAACGGACCCGTTTTGGCGTCCGAAGAAGGCCTTAGTTTTTGGGGCGGCGTTGATGCTTCCACAGGCGTCGTCATCGACGCACATCATCCGTGGCACCGCCAATCCCTCGCGGGGAAAATCGTGCTGATGCCCACCAGTCGCGGGTCTTGCACAGGCTCTGGCGTGGTGCTTGAATTGATCCAAAATGGCCACGCCCCTGCCGCGTTTATTTTCCGCGACCATGAGGATGTTTTGACCCTCGGCGCGTTGATCGCACAGCAGCTATTTGACATGAACGTCCCCGTCGCACAATTGGACGCGGCCGATTTTGCCGCCCTGTCCCAAGCCGCCACCGCGCAAATCTCGCCAACCGAAATCACCGCGCCAAACCTCACAATTCCGCTGGCTCCCTTGGCCGAAGTCGCGCTTGATCTCTCGGACGGCGACCGCGCCATGCTTGCAGGTGCCGACGGCGAAGCGCCCAAAATGGCCATGCAAACCATCGTCACCATGGCAGCCCTTCAAGGGGCCACAAGTTTGATCGACGTGACCCAAGTGCATATAGACGGCTGTATTTACGCGAGCCCTGCCAATCTGGTGTTCGCGGAAAAAGTGGCCAATATGGGCGCACAAGTACGGGTGCCAACCACGATGAATGCCATCTCTGTGGATCATGCCAATTGGCGCGTACAAGGCATCCCGCCCGACTTTGGCCTGCCCGCAAGCCGCCTCGCGGATGCCTATGTGAAAATGGGCGCACGTCCCAGTTTCACCTGCGCGCCCTACTTGCTCGACACCACCCCCAAGGCTGGGGAAATGATCGCATGGGCGGAATCTAACGCCGTGGTCTATGCCAATACGGTTTTGGCCGCGCGCACAGTGAAACACCCCGATTTCTTTGATCTTTGCATCGCCCTCACAGGCCGCGCTCCTTTGTCTGGTGCCTATCTTGATGAACACCGCGCCGCCCTTCGGATCATCGAAATAACCCTCCCCGCGCAACACGATGACTCTCTTTGGCCGATGTTGGGATATCTTGCCGGACATTTGGCCCCTGAATGTATTCCCGTGTTGACCGGGCTCGAAAACCTTTCCCCTAACGAGGATGACCTCAAGGCGATGTGCGCCGCGTTTGGCACGACTTCCGCCGCGCCGATGCTACATGTGGCGGGCATTACGCCAGAGGCCACGATGATTTCCCCAAGCGCAGAAACCGTGCATGCGGGCGTCCAAGACCTTGCGCGGATTTGGCAACAGTTCAATCCCGGCCCCGCCCAAATCGATCTCGTGGCCTTTGGCAGCCCCCATTTCTCGCTATCTGAATGCCACGCTTTGGCGAAACTTCTTGAGGGGAAACATCGTCACAGCGAAACCGATGTTATTGTCACTTTGGGCCACGACACCCTCACCCAAGCCCGCGCGGACGGCACATTGGCCATCCTTGAGGCCGCAGGCGTCCAAGTCGTGCCGGATATTTGCTGGTGTTCGATTTCCGAACCCGTATTCCCCCCAAGCGCCAAAACCTTGATGACCAATTCTGGTAAATACGCGCATTACGCGCCGGGTCTTTGTGGGCGCGAAGTGCGGTTTGGCTCGCTCGCCGATTGCGCCCGCGCCGCCTGCACCGGCCAAGCGCCCAACACTCTCCCCGACTGGCTCACGCCTCAACTTTAA
- a CDS encoding trans-3-hydroxy-L-proline dehydratase yields the protein MRSTKTIHVISAHAEGEVGDVIVGGVTPPPGETLWEQSRWIAKDQTLRNFVLNEPRGGVFRHVNLLVPPKNPLADAAFIIMEPEDTPPMSGSNSICVSTVLLESGIIPMIEPLTELVLEAPGGLVKVRATCKNGKAEKISVQNLPSFAADLDVELEVDGLGTLRVDTAYGGDSFVIVDAEAMGLSLVAEEAHEIARLGVRIANAANKKLKFHHPDNPDWTHFSFCLFAGPVTRDGNELRAGAAVAIQPGKVDRSPTGTALSARMAVLHARGEMGLDDTLTAVSVIGSTFTGRIVSETTVGSRPAVVPEISGQAWITGIHQHMLDPTDPWPEGYRLSDTWGARGSD from the coding sequence ATGCGCAGTACAAAAACCATCCATGTGATTTCGGCCCATGCCGAAGGCGAAGTTGGCGACGTGATTGTGGGCGGCGTGACCCCGCCCCCCGGTGAGACCCTCTGGGAGCAAAGCCGTTGGATCGCTAAGGACCAAACTCTGCGCAATTTCGTACTGAATGAACCACGCGGCGGCGTGTTTCGCCATGTAAACCTATTGGTACCACCGAAAAACCCGCTCGCCGATGCGGCCTTTATCATCATGGAACCCGAAGACACGCCCCCGATGTCCGGCTCCAATTCGATCTGCGTTTCGACTGTGCTTTTGGAAAGCGGGATTATCCCGATGATTGAACCCCTGACGGAACTGGTGCTTGAAGCACCCGGTGGGTTGGTGAAGGTGCGCGCGACGTGTAAAAACGGCAAGGCCGAGAAGATTTCGGTGCAAAACCTGCCCAGTTTTGCGGCCGATCTGGACGTTGAACTGGAGGTCGATGGCCTTGGTACGTTGCGGGTCGATACGGCCTATGGCGGCGATAGTTTTGTGATTGTCGACGCTGAAGCGATGGGCCTGTCACTGGTCGCCGAAGAAGCGCATGAGATCGCCCGCCTTGGCGTGCGTATCGCTAATGCAGCCAATAAAAAGCTGAAGTTTCACCATCCCGACAATCCCGATTGGACCCATTTTTCATTCTGCCTTTTTGCTGGCCCCGTGACACGCGACGGAAACGAATTACGCGCAGGTGCCGCCGTTGCCATTCAACCGGGCAAGGTCGATCGTTCGCCAACGGGCACAGCCCTTTCGGCGCGGATGGCAGTTTTGCACGCCCGTGGCGAGATGGGGTTGGACGACACATTAACGGCGGTGTCTGTCATTGGCTCAACTTTTACGGGCCGCATCGTCAGCGAAACCACGGTCGGTTCCCGCCCCGCCGTTGTGCCCGAAATTTCGGGCCAAGCATGGATTACGGGCATCCACCAACATATGCTCGACCCCACTGATCCTTGGCCCGAAGGGTATCGCCTTTCGGACACTTGGGGCGCACGCGGGAGCGACTAA